In Antechinus flavipes isolate AdamAnt ecotype Samford, QLD, Australia chromosome 3, AdamAnt_v2, whole genome shotgun sequence, a genomic segment contains:
- the LOC127557507 gene encoding olfactory receptor 2D2-like: MFPVLNHSSVTEFVLLGFSNDPALNKILFIIFLLLYLCSVLGNGLIIILICLDSHLHTPMYFFLSILSILDMGHVTATVPQLLVHMLSSSKLISFTGCWLQMYLFGGVGLAECIFFVVMAYDRYVAICFPLRYMLILNWNLCVRLVVGTWVSGFFLSLVHTYFTMKLPFCGPNIINHYFCEGPSVRNLACMDTHFIEMVDFFMSIFIVLVPLSLILASYVRITMAILKIKSTQGRHKAFSTCASHVIVVTMFYTPSIYIYLRPNSNYSPERDKLITLFSNMVTSMLNPVVYSLRNKDIKAAFIKVVMRNRGV, encoded by the coding sequence ATGTTTCCAGTTTTAAACCACAGTTCTGTTACTGAATTTGTCCTGCTTGGCTTCTCCAATGACCCTGCCTTAAATAAGATCCTTTtcatcatcttcctccttctctaccTCTGCTCAGTCCTTGGCAATGGACTCATCATCATTCTAATCTGTCTGGATTCTCATCTCCATACACCTATGTACTTTTTCCTCAGCATCCTCTCCATACTAGACATGGGTCATGTCACTGCCACGGTGCCTCAGTTGTTGGTACACATGCTTTCCAGTTCTAAGCTCATCTCCTTTACAGGTTGCTGGCtacaaatgtatttatttggTGGTGTTGGTCTTGCTGAGTGCATCTTCTTTGTGGTGATGGCCTATGACCGTTATGTAGCCATCTGCTTCCCACTGCGTTACATGCTCATTCTCAACTGGAACCTGTGTGTGCGGTTGGTGGTAGGGACCTGGGTTTCTGGCTTTTTCTTGTCCCTAGTACACACCTATTTTACCATGAAACTTCCCTTCTGTGGTCCTAATATCATCAACCACTACTTCTGTGAGGGTCCCTCAGTTCGGAACCTGGCCTGTATGGACACACATTTTATTGAGATGGTAGACTTTTTCATGAGCATCTTCATAGTATTAGTCCCTCTGTCCCTCATCCTGGCCTCCTATGTCCGCATCACCATGGCCATCCTCAAGATCAAGTCCACCCAAGGAAGGCATAAAGCTTTCTCCACTTGTGCTTCACATGTAATTGTGGTTACTATGTTTTATACACCTTCCATTTACATCTATCTGAGGCCTAACTCCAACTACTCCCCAGAGAGAGACAAACTGATCACACTTTTCTCCAATATGGTCACTTCCATGCTTAATCCAGTGGTCTATAGCCTTAGGAATAAGGACATAAAGGCAGCATTCATCAAGGTAGTAATGCGGAACAGAGGAGTCTGA
- the LOC127555567 gene encoding olfactory receptor 2A12-like translates to MFPASNHSSVTEFVLLGFSNDPALNKILFIIFLLLYLCSVLGNGLIIILIYLDSRLHTPMYFFLSILSLLDMGYITTTVPQMLVHLLSSSKLISFASCWLQMYVFGALGFIECIFFVVMAYDRYVAICFPLRYMLILNWNLCVRLVVVTWVSGFFLSLVHTYFTMNFPFCGPNIINHYFCEGPSVRSLACMDIHLIEIVDFFLSFFIVLVPLLLILASYVRITMAILKIKSTQGRYKAFSTCVSHLIVVTLFYVPAIYIYMRPNSNYAIERDKQISLFYNMFTALLNPVVYSLRNKDIKAAFIKIVMQNRVV, encoded by the coding sequence ATGTTTCCAGCTTCAAACCACAGTTCTGTTACTGAATTTGTCCTGCTTGGCTTCTCCAATGACCCTGCCTTAAATAAGATCCTTTtcatcatcttcctccttctctaccTCTGCTCAGTCCTTGGCAATGGACTCATCATCATTCTGATCTACCTGGATTCTCGTCTCCACACACCTATGTACTTTTTCCTCAGCATCCTCTCCCTACTAGACATGGGCTATATCACTACTACAGTGCCTCAGATGTTGGTACACCTGCTTTCCAGTTCTAAGCTCATCTCCTTTGCAAGTTGCTGGCTACAAATGTATGTATTTGGTGCTCTTGGTTTCATTGAGTGCATCTTCTTTGTAGTTATGGCCTATGACCGTTATGTAGCCATCTGCTTCCCACTGCGTTACATGCTCATTCTCAACTGGAACCTGTGTGTGCGGTTGGTGGTAGTGACCTGGGTTTCTGGCTTTTTCTTGTCCCTAGTACACACTTATTTTACCATGAACTTTCCCTTCTGTGGTCCTAATATCATCAACCACTACTTCTGTGAGGGTCCCTCAGTCCGGAGCCTGGCCTGTATGGACATACATCTTATTGAGATAGTAGACTTTTTTCTGAGCTTCTTCATAGTGTTAGTCCCTCTGCTACTCATTCTGGCCTCCTATGTCCGCATCACCATGGCCATCCTCAAGATCAAGTCCACCCAAGGAAGGTATAAAGCTTTCTCCACTTGTGTTTCACATCTAATTGTAGTCACTCTGTTTTATGTACCTGCCATTTACATTTATATGAGGCCCAATTCCAACTACGCcatagagagagacaaacaaaTCTCACTTTTCTACAATATGTTCACTGCCCTGCTCAATCCTGTGGTCTACAGCCTTAGGAACAAGGACATAAAGGCAGCATTCATAAAGATAGTAATGCAGAACAGAGTAGTCTAG